One part of the Bradyrhizobium sp. CB1650 genome encodes these proteins:
- a CDS encoding DUF4142 domain-containing protein codes for MKRLVIAVGCILLASPALAQSVGEKTGINSALGVVPTTADFVKEVAISDMFELESSKLAEQKGNAQEKSFAQQMVTDHTKTSNDLKGMVNSGKVKAELPMAVDSSHQSKLDKLKDQSGKDFSSNFDSYQVSAHKDAVSLFERYAKGGDNSELKDWAGKTLPALKHHLDMAQELGKAPSVGQSSK; via the coding sequence ATGAAACGCTTAGTCATTGCAGTTGGCTGCATTCTCCTTGCAAGCCCCGCGCTGGCCCAATCGGTCGGCGAAAAGACCGGTATCAATTCGGCACTCGGCGTCGTGCCCACCACCGCCGACTTCGTTAAGGAAGTCGCTATCAGCGACATGTTCGAGCTGGAATCGAGCAAGCTCGCCGAGCAGAAGGGCAACGCACAGGAAAAATCCTTTGCCCAACAGATGGTGACTGACCACACCAAGACCAGCAACGACCTGAAAGGCATGGTCAACAGCGGCAAAGTCAAGGCCGAGCTGCCGATGGCGGTCGACAGTTCGCACCAAAGTAAGCTCGACAAGCTCAAGGACCAGTCAGGTAAAGATTTCAGCTCGAATTTCGACTCCTATCAGGTCAGTGCGCACAAGGACGCGGTATCTCTGTTCGAGCGCTACGCCAAGGGTGGCGATAATTCCGAGCTGAAGGATTGGGCCGGGAAGACGCTGCCAGCGCTCAAGCACCACCTCGACATGGCGCAGGAGCTTGGCAAGGCGCCGAGCGTCGGCCAGTCCAGTAAGTAA
- a CDS encoding DUF72 domain-containing protein, with the protein MARVLIGTSGWHYDSWRGPFFPKGLLLKHQLQYYASQFETTELNGVFYRTPTRKTVKSWREQTGKDFVFTWKASKFITHWKRLSDRSVNSLKLLEERISLLGDKAGPILFQLPPQFEANADRLASFFKLLSDKRRYSFEFRHQSWYQPRILRMLSDENISLCLSDHHDAPAPWKRTADFVYVRGHGPSGRYHGHYSPATLAEWARRIKSWKRRGCDVHIYFDNDQKSAAPTDALRLKQLLQ; encoded by the coding sequence ATGGCACGTGTTTTGATCGGCACATCGGGATGGCACTACGATTCCTGGCGGGGGCCATTCTTCCCCAAAGGCTTGTTGCTCAAGCATCAACTGCAATATTACGCAAGCCAGTTCGAGACCACAGAGCTCAACGGCGTGTTCTACCGGACGCCCACGCGTAAGACCGTGAAGAGCTGGCGAGAGCAGACGGGCAAGGATTTCGTGTTCACCTGGAAGGCCTCAAAATTCATCACGCATTGGAAACGGCTGTCCGATCGATCCGTGAACAGTCTGAAATTGCTCGAGGAGCGAATCTCGCTCCTGGGCGACAAGGCTGGTCCGATCTTGTTTCAACTCCCGCCGCAGTTTGAAGCCAATGCCGATCGGCTTGCTTCCTTTTTCAAGCTGCTCTCCGATAAGCGGCGTTACAGCTTCGAATTTCGTCATCAGAGCTGGTATCAGCCACGCATCTTGAGGATGCTCTCGGACGAGAACATCTCGCTTTGTCTGTCAGACCACCATGATGCACCTGCGCCATGGAAACGCACCGCGGATTTCGTCTATGTGCGCGGCCATGGACCCAGCGGCCGCTATCACGGGCATTATTCACCTGCCACGCTGGCGGAATGGGCAAGGCGCATCAAATCGTGGAAGCGTCGGGGCTGTGACGTTCATATTTATTTTGACAACGACCAGAAGAGCGCAGCTCCGACCGACGCGTTGAGGCTTAAGCAGCTTCTCCAATGA
- a CDS encoding DNA-binding protein, protein MRHKLLHQSEGQRTYAVVLKTGDEVMECLKRFVAEERLFAAQLTAIGALRDAELLYFDWDKKIYLHIPVTEHVEVASLIGDVAEDPSGHPALHIHLIVGKRDGTAVAGHLGEAHVRPTLEVIVTESPVHLRKRTDPESGLALIQI, encoded by the coding sequence ATGCGTCACAAGCTTTTGCACCAGTCCGAGGGGCAGCGTACCTACGCGGTGGTCCTCAAAACCGGCGACGAGGTCATGGAATGCCTGAAGCGCTTCGTCGCTGAAGAGAGACTTTTCGCCGCTCAGCTCACAGCCATCGGGGCGCTCAGAGATGCTGAGCTCTTGTACTTCGATTGGGACAAGAAAATCTATTTGCACATTCCGGTGACAGAGCACGTTGAAGTCGCGTCGCTGATTGGAGATGTGGCAGAGGATCCTTCAGGACATCCCGCCCTCCACATTCATCTAATCGTCGGCAAGCGGGACGGCACAGCCGTGGCGGGCCATCTTGGCGAGGCCCACGTACGGCCAACGCTGGAGGTCATAGTGACCGAAAGCCCGGTTCACTTGCGCAAGAGAACGGATCCCGAGAGCGGCCTCGCACTCATCCAGATTTGA